CGTTCTGTGCTTCATCGCGCTTACGATATTGGCTGCGGAGTCTCGGCCGGTTCGTACTCCACAATATGACCCGCAACCGCGCTGGCCGCGACAGTCAAGGGCGACGCCAGGTACATCTGCCCAGGTCCGCTTCGTCCCGGGAAGTTGCGATTTTGGGCGCTGATGACGACCTGCTCCGGCGTAGTCGAGACACCAGGGCCAGCGTTGATGCAGGCGCCGCAGGAGGGCTCTATGACGATGGCTCCGGCCCTCTCGAACACCTCCAGGTATCCCTTGCTAATGCAATATTCGCGCGTTTCTTGCGAGCCGAACTGTATGTAGAACCTGGTGCCTGCGGCTACCCGGCGGCCTTCTTTGACGGCTTCGGCCAGGACTTGGGCGTACATATCCATATCCTCGTTCTTGCCCGCCGTACAGGTTCCCCCGTAAGCGATGTCGAGGGGCACGGGCGTATGCAGGTCGCGAATAAACTTGCCGTTGCCCGGGTCGCCCGGCGTCGCCACCATCGGATATATATCGGCTGCGTTGAGTTCGATCACATGCGCGTACTCGGCATCGTCATCGGAGCTAAGACCTTCGATCATCTGCTCGGCGGCGGCCTGTGCGATCCCGCGCCGCTGCGCGAGGAACTCCACGACCTTCGCATCTGGCGCAACGATGCCCGTAAACCCGCCGATCTCCGCAGCCATGTTCGTCATCGTCGCGCGCTCATCGACACTGAGTTCTTCAATCGCTTCGCCCGCATACTCGATCACTTTCGCCAAGGCCTGGCCGCTGCGTATGTAGTCGAGCGAGAGCAGCTTCAGGATGAAATCTTTCGCCGTAACGCTCGGGTGTCGCCGTCCGCGGATGACGACCTTAACCGACTCCGGCACCTTGACGCGAATGTCCTTGGTGAACCAGGAGTTGAAGAGATCCGTCGTGCCCACTCCGAAGGCGACACAGCCGATCGCTCCAACGTGCGGCGTGTGCGAGTCCGAGCCGATGTTCAGCTGGCCCGGCAGAGCATAGCTCTCCAGCACGATGGAGTGGCAGATGCCTTCACTGCCTTTACGGTCACGCAACTCGCCGTGCAGGCGTATGCCGCGCTTGGCGGCAAAGTCCTGCTGCTTCAGCTTGAGCTGCGTGGCAAGATCGAGCAGCCCCATTTTCTTCTTCTCTTCCGAAATCACATCGTCGAGAAACGTAAGATGATCGCGGAAGAAAATGACAGATTGCGGATCGGTGACCGGTTCGTCCTGTCCAACCAGGCGCTCGTAGAAGATCGCCGCCATGGGCGTGACGTATTCGTGCGAGAAGCGCAGGTCTGTGCGCGCAAATCCGGTGTCGCCGGGCATAACGTACGGCACGCCCACCTTCCCCTGCGGATCCACCATGTGTCGCGCGAAAATTTTTTCGGAGACGGTCATGGCACGTTTGCCGGTGGTGATGGCGGGCAGGAAAACCATCTTCTCGGCTCCCGGCTGGGCTGACTGCAATCGAGCGACATTGAACGAGAACAATCCGCCGTGCTCGATCACCTGGCGCGTGATCTCATCCTCACCCTCGGTGAAAACCGATAGCGGAATCTCCTCACCCGCTCGGATCTTATCGATCAGTGAGAAGTTGGTAGACGTGAGCACGCCGAGGTTCTGGCAATTCTGCTTGTAGATGCGCTCGATGTTCTCGGCAATCACGAGTTGGATTCCGGCGGCACGCTCCGCATAGGGCGACTGCTCGCGGCTGCTTCCTTTGCCGCGCCGCTTTCCGCTCACGGCGCACACGAACGCGCCACGCTTAACGTCGCCGCGCTTAATCGGCATTTCGTTGCCGCACTTCAGTCCGAAGTAAGGGAATTCTCCGAGCGTCTCGTCGAAGAAGAAACAGATGTGCGCCGGAGTGATCTCGTCCGTAGAGATGTCGTCGCGCAGCTTGGAATTGTTTGCCGGATTGCGAGTGTCCCAAGGCAGATCCCAGCCGTCGAGTTGACGGCGGATCAGTTCGGGATCTTCGGTGAGGAAGAGAATGCGACCGTTCAGCCGTACACGGCCGGGACGCTTTTCAATCTTTCGCTCAAGCAGGGAGTTTCGTAAGTTCGCCACTTTGTAATCCTAGCAAAACGCTGTCAAGGACGTGCGTCCGCCGGAGTGGTGATACCGGCGAATGAATGCCAATAAGCACTTTCCTGTGAGATTAAGATGCGCTGACCCTGCGTGACGGGCTCTCGCGAGAATTCATGGAAAACGAATCGACCTGGTTCTACTTCTGGCGAGTGCGCGCGTACTCGGCGGGCGACGGCAGGTCTTCCAGACCGCGCCCCGCAAATATCTCGGCGAAGTTCCGCATCAGTTCCTCGTGCAGGATGCCGTTCGATGCCAGAGTCTCCCTGCTGTCGATGGCCCACTGCGAGCCGTCAAAGCGAGTGACCGTGCCTCCAGCTTCCTGAACCAGCAGAACGCCAGCGGTTGTGTCCCAGGGGTTCAGGTTGAATTCCCAGAAACCGTCATACCGTCCGGCCGATACGTTAGCCAGATCAAGCGCCGCGGAACCTGCGCGCCGAATGCCGTGCGAGCGCAGCGTTAGCTGATGGTAGAAGTGAATGTTCGGATTCTGGTGGCGCTTATGGCTGGGGAACCCGGTCGCAAGGATGGACTCCGAAAGAGTCTTCGTTTTGGAAACTTCAATCGGTCTACCATTCAGAAACGCGCCGCTCCCCTTCTCCGCGGAGAAGAGTTCGTCACGCGTGGGATCGTAAAGAACGCCAGCCTTCAGTCCGCCTTTGTGAACGAGTCCCAGGGATACGCAGAAAACCGGATACCCATGCGCGAAGTTCGTCGTGCCATCGAGCGGATCGACATACCAGCGGAAATCGCTACCGCTGTCCTTGCGGGTACCTTCCTCGCCGACGACGCTGTGCTCAGGCCAGGTTTCATGCAGGCGCTCGACTATCAGCTTTTCTGACGCACGGTCTGCCTCCGTCACCAGGTCGACGTCGCCCTTGTACTCGAAGCCGATCCGGCGCTCGAAGAACGACATCAGCAGCGCGCCTGCTTCGCGGGCAATCTGCGACATGCGGGGGACAAACTCCAAACGAGCGTTGGTCACGATGCGAGACTCCGGTGCTGAAAACGCAAAACCGAGGCTGACTCGGCAGGGCGTCGCGTTACTAGCTCACTGATCGTCAATTACGGATCGCCCTTACTAAATCTTATTGATCGTCGTCCTTGCTTGAAGCCGGCTGCAGAGGTGCATCAGCGCGAACTTTCGTGGCGCGGGCAGCGGCGAGCGGTTTGGCTGAAACAGCAGGCACTTCGGCACGAACCTTCTTCACCGCATCTTTGCCGCTCTCGGCGATGTACATGATTTCGTGCTTGAAGATGAAGAGATTCGGAGCGTCCTCACGCGTCAGCCGAATCATCGTGCGGTCGTAGTATTCCACCCAGCCACGGACGATTTCACCGTCAACCAGCTTGATAGAGACGACCTTCTGTTTTTCGCCGAGCGACTTGAGATATGCGGCTTCTTCGAAAGTCTCTTCAGGCGGTGGGGTTTTGCCTTTTTTATTCGTCGGAGTTGATTGCGAGCTACGGAAAGCCATGACGATTCATTGTAGCGCACCAGTCGCGGCGTTTTCGGTGACAGCGCAAACAGAATGTCGCGCCAGTTATTTCAATTTGCTGGTGTAGTAACCCGTGCGATGGCGGACCTTCAGCGATGCAGCATCCGGCGCATCGTTCGTCGCAGGATCAATGTCTATGCTTATTCGCCGGAACTCGTTCCCGGTCCTCTGCGAAGGATAGTAGGCGATAAGGTACTGCGTCCGAAGTTCGTCGCTGATCTGGTGGAAAACCTCTTCAAGCTGGCCCAGCGAGGTGGCGTAATAGTGCTTGCCACCGGTGTCCCTGGACAGTTGAATCAGCGCGTGTTCCCCGCCGGTGTCGCGCCCGGCGCTGGCTTCGATGGGGACCATGATGACGGCGTAGAGAATGGTTTCCGCAGTCTGTGCAGCGCGCACCGCTTCGGCATAGCTGATCCTGCTGGCGGTGTCACCGCCATCGGTGATCACGACCATCACCTTGCGTCCCTTGCGCGGAAGCAGTGCCTCAGACCCGAGATACAGCGCGTCGTACAGGGCCGTAGCCGCGCCGGTTCGCACCGTGACGATCCCGCGATCAATCTGTTTCAGGTCCGACGTGAACGGGACAACCTCGTGGACGATCTCGCTGAACGCGTAAACCGAAAGCGCGTCGATCGGGCGCACGATTGCATGCGCAAATTTTCTGGCAGATTCGAGCTCAAGCCTCAGGTCCTTGCGCGTGCTCAGGCTCGCGTCTATGCCCATGACGATGGAGAGCGGCAGCTCGGATTCTCGGTTGAAGACCGCGATCTTTTGCTCGACACCGTCTTCGGAAATCTTGAAATCGTCTTTCTTCAGCGACGCGATAGGCGCGCCGTTATTGTCCGTGACAGTGGCGAACACATTCACCAATTTCACATTTACTTTGAACACTGCGGCGGGATCGTTTGTCTGTTCATCCTGCTTCGGTTCCCGGGCGGCGGGG
Above is a genomic segment from Clostridia bacterium containing:
- a CDS encoding Sm ribonucleo-like protein, encoding MAFRSSQSTPTNKKGKTPPPEETFEEAAYLKSLGEKQKVVSIKLVDGEIVRGWVEYYDRTMIRLTREDAPNLFIFKHEIMYIAESGKDAVKKVRAEVPAVSAKPLAAARATKVRADAPLQPASSKDDDQ
- a CDS encoding aconitase family protein translates to MANLRNSLLERKIEKRPGRVRLNGRILFLTEDPELIRRQLDGWDLPWDTRNPANNSKLRDDISTDEITPAHICFFFDETLGEFPYFGLKCGNEMPIKRGDVKRGAFVCAVSGKRRGKGSSREQSPYAERAAGIQLVIAENIERIYKQNCQNLGVLTSTNFSLIDKIRAGEEIPLSVFTEGEDEITRQVIEHGGLFSFNVARLQSAQPGAEKMVFLPAITTGKRAMTVSEKIFARHMVDPQGKVGVPYVMPGDTGFARTDLRFSHEYVTPMAAIFYERLVGQDEPVTDPQSVIFFRDHLTFLDDVISEEKKKMGLLDLATQLKLKQQDFAAKRGIRLHGELRDRKGSEGICHSIVLESYALPGQLNIGSDSHTPHVGAIGCVAFGVGTTDLFNSWFTKDIRVKVPESVKVVIRGRRHPSVTAKDFILKLLSLDYIRSGQALAKVIEYAGEAIEELSVDERATMTNMAAEIGGFTGIVAPDAKVVEFLAQRRGIAQAAAEQMIEGLSSDDDAEYAHVIELNAADIYPMVATPGDPGNGKFIRDLHTPVPLDIAYGGTCTAGKNEDMDMYAQVLAEAVKEGRRVAAGTRFYIQFGSQETREYCISKGYLEVFERAGAIVIEPSCGACINAGPGVSTTPEQVVISAQNRNFPGRSGPGQMYLASPLTVAASAVAGHIVEYEPAETPQPIS
- a CDS encoding inositol monophosphatase family protein, translating into MSQIAREAGALLMSFFERRIGFEYKGDVDLVTEADRASEKLIVERLHETWPEHSVVGEEGTRKDSGSDFRWYVDPLDGTTNFAHGYPVFCVSLGLVHKGGLKAGVLYDPTRDELFSAEKGSGAFLNGRPIEVSKTKTLSESILATGFPSHKRHQNPNIHFYHQLTLRSHGIRRAGSAALDLANVSAGRYDGFWEFNLNPWDTTAGVLLVQEAGGTVTRFDGSQWAIDSRETLASNGILHEELMRNFAEIFAGRGLEDLPSPAEYARTRQK
- a CDS encoding VWA domain-containing protein produces the protein MKILKILLPFVLAAAALAQTSPPPAVAPGEPPASHTDTSAKPPAAREPKQDEQTNDPAAVFKVNVKLVNVFATVTDNNGAPIASLKKDDFKISEDGVEQKIAVFNRESELPLSIVMGIDASLSTRKDLRLELESARKFAHAIVRPIDALSVYAFSEIVHEVVPFTSDLKQIDRGIVTVRTGAATALYDALYLGSEALLPRKGRKVMVVITDGGDTASRISYAEAVRAAQTAETILYAVIMVPIEASAGRDTGGEHALIQLSRDTGGKHYYATSLGQLEEVFHQISDELRTQYLIAYYPSQRTGNEFRRISIDIDPATNDAPDAASLKVRHRTGYYTSKLK